Sequence from the Candidatus Angelobacter sp. genome:
TCACGAGGGTTCCGTGAACGCTAGAAAGTCGTTGTTGGATTCGGATTCTTCGACACGGGGGCAGGGTACATGGAGTCCGGCAGGTTTGGCAAACTGAAAGGTGCGCAAGGGCGGCGCGCAAAAGCGGAGCCGGGGGTTCAGGCCGGAATAAACCTTCCCGCCATGCCGGAAGCCTCGCGCCGTTTGACGGCTGCGCGGATAACCACGGAGGACTTTCTCAAGAGAGGGGCATCCTCCACCGCGACGGCTTGAACCGGCAAAGGCCGCCCGCCCGTGGAAACCACTGTTGCCACAATCTGCGTTCGCGAGATTTTTCGCTGGTCTTCATCCCTTCGACTCTCCAGTAATAGAAGACACTTTTGTTCTCCATGACGAATCTCTTTCAGGGCAACTCGTATTTTGAAACGGGCGACTGGCTGGTCATCGCCGGCTATCTCGTGGGAATCATCCTCGTCGGGCTTTGGGTTGGCAGGGGCCAGAAAAACACGCGCGATTATTTTCTCGGCGGCAGAAACATCCCCTGGTGGGGCATCGGCTTCTCCATCGTCGCCGCCGAGACCAGCGCGCTGACCATCATCGGCGTGCCGGGCCAGGCGTACGGCGGCGACCTCGGTTTTATCCAGATCATCATCGGGTACGTCCTCGCGCGCATCGTCCTCGCCGTGGTGATGGTGCCGCATTATTTCCAAGGGGAGATTTATTCGCCGTATCAACTCTTCGCCGACCGGCTCGGCGCTTCGGCGCGGCGGACGGCGGGCGGCATGTTCCTGGTCAGCGAAACGCTGGCCGCCGGCATGCGTGTGTATGTCACGTGCATTCCCATCCAGCTCATGCTCGGCATCCACATTCTCCCGGCGATTGTGTTGTTCGTCGCGCTGTCATTGGTTTACACGTACGTCGGCGGGGTCAAGGCGGTGATCTGGACCGACGCCGTGCAGTTCGGATTGTTCCTGGCGGGTGGGGTATTCACGCTGCTCTACATCCCGCAATTGTTCGATGGCGGCTTCAATGAAGTTTTCACCAAGGCGCATGAAGCCGGAAAACTGGCCTGGTTGAACACGCATTTCTCCCTCGCGGCGCCGTTCAACCTCTGGATGGGAATCATCGGCGCGACGGTGCAGGTGATGTCGTCCCACGGCGCGGAACAGCTCATCGTTCAGCGCGTGCTCGCCTGTAAGACGGTCGCCGACGGCCGCAAGGCGCTCGCCTTGAGCGCGGTGTTGATCCTGCCGCTGTTCCTGATTTTCCTGCTCGTCGGCGCCATGCTGTGGGTCTATTACCGCCAGTTTCCCATTGCCATTCCCATTCCCGAAACGCGCCCCGGCATTCAGGCGAACGATTACATCTATCCGATTTTCATGCTGACGGCGGTGCCGAACATTCTCAAAGGGTTCCTGATTGTGGCGATCCTTTCGGCGGCGATGTCGTCGGTGAGTTCCGCGCTCACGTCGCTGGCGTCGGTGGCGACGATGGACTTTGTAAGGCCGCTGGCGGCGAAACCCCGGACCGAGGAGTTTTATCTGCGCTTCAGCAAGGTCTCGACCGTCGGCTGGGCGGCGCTGCTGATTGTGGTGGCGGCGCTCACACAGCACGTCGAGTCGGTTCTCAACGCGGCGTTCGCGCTCCGCGGATTGACCAGCGGCGCGCTGCTGGGCGGCCTGCTACTGGCGGTGTTCTGGAGGAAGGGCCGCGCCGTGCCCGTCATCGCCGGCATGACAACTTCGCTCGTCGCGATGGTTTTGATCAGCGTGTTCTGGAAAGAGAAGATTTTCTGGCCGTGGTACACGCTTATAGGGACGCTGGTGACGGTGGTGATTGCCTTCGGCGTGTCCGCGCTGACCCCCGGCGCACGCGCAGCGACGACCGGTCCGATAGAGGGCGCCCCGGTCCCTTGACTTGGTTTTGGCCGTTCGTTACGGTCTGCACCGATGAACCGTTGGACTGTTCGCCTGGCGCTGATCGCATTTTGCGTGCTCGCCTTCCCCTTCACGAGTCCGGCGCCGCTGATTTATCGTCCGGGTGAAGGCTGGGTGTACGAAGCGGTCGGTGGCGGCAAATGGGTTCGCACCCGCGCCAAGGACCAACTGGAGGTCGCCCAGACGGCCTTCGACAACAAGGACTACTCCATCGCGTTCAAGGCCGCGCGTCGCACGCAGAAGGTCTGGCCGCAGTCCGATTACGCCCCCCAGGCGCAATATCTTTTGGGCCGCTGCTACGAGGCCAGGCATCAGGATGAGCGGGCTTTCAAGGAGTACCAGAAGCTGCTCGAAAAATACCCGAAGATTGAGAATTATCAGGAGGTGCTGCACCGCGAGTTTGAAATCTCCAACCGTTTTCTGGCCGGCCAATGGTTCAAGCTCTGGGGTTACATCCCTTTTTTTCCTTCGATGGACAAAACGGTCGGCATGTATGAGAAGCTGATCAAGAACGGCCCGTACAGCGAGGTCGCGCCGCAGGCCCAGTTGAACATCGGAGCCGCGCGCGAAAACCAGGTCAGCTTTTTCAACCGCGTGGACCCGTTCCGCGAGGCGGTCAAGGCCTATGAGACGGCGTCCGACCGTTATCGCGAGGACAAGGCCGTCGCCGCCGAGGCGCTCTTCAAGGCCGGCCGCGCCTATTACAAGCAGGCGCGCAAGGCCGAATACGACCAGGGTGTCGCCGGCCAGGCCATTGCCACGTTCAGCGATTTCATCGTGCTCTACCCCGGCGACTCGCGCGCGCCCGACGCGCAACGGATGATCGGCGAACTCAAGACAGAACAGGCGCGCGGCAGCTTCGAGGTCGCCCGGTTCTACGAGAAAAAGGGACGGTGGGACGGCGCGCTGGTTTATTACAATGAAGCCCTGCTCAAGGACCCCAATTCGCAATACGCGGAGGAAGCCAAGCAACGCATCGACGCCATCAAAAAGCGGGCTGAGACCCGCACGGCCCGGAAATAACATGCGTCCGATGGCACTGCTCTGCGTCGCGGGTCTGGCCCTCGGGCTGTGCGGGTGCGCGGGATACCGGCTCGGCCCGACGAACCCGGAATCGACCGGCGGACGGACGATCCAGGTGAATTACTTTGAGAACAAAACGATGGAACCGCGCCTCGCCGACGCGGTCAACCACGCGCTGCGCAAGAGCCTGCAACAGGACGGCTCGTACCGGCTCAACACGGGCGGCGACGCCGACATCATCGTGAACGGCTCCATTTTGAAGTATGAGCGGCAGGGTGTTTCGTTTCTGCCGAACGACGTGATCACGGTGCGCGACTATCAGGTCACGATGACCGTGAGGGTCACCGCCACGGAACGCGTCAGCGGCAAGGTCCTTCTCGACCGCGACGTGACGGGCCGCACCACCGTGCGCGTGGGCTCGGACCTGCCGAGCGTCGAGCGTCAGGCGCTGCCTCTGCTGGCGGACAACCTGGCGAGAAACGCGACGACATTACTGGTGGAAGGAACCTGGTAGCGTGAACCGTTTGCTGTCATCTTGCGTTCCGATTTTGTTTGCCATGCTTGCCGCGACTCGGCTGCTCGCGGGCGACTGGCCGCAATGGCACGGGCCGTCGCGCGATTGCCGGATTCCCGACGGCGAGCCGTTGCCCGCCTCGTTGCCGGGCGATCTGAAGGCCGTCTGGAAAACTCCTGTCGGCAGCGGCTTTTCTTCGCCCGTCGTGGCCGGAGGCAGGCTGGTGTATCTGGACGAAAACGGGAAAGAAGAGGTCGCGCACCTGCTGGATGCGGCGACGGGAAAAGAAATCTGGAAAGTTCCATTTGCCGACCGCTTCGAGGATGAGTGGGGCTCCGGTCCGCGCAGCACTCCGTTCGTGGACGGCGACCGCGTCTATGCCCAATCATGTTCCGGCGAGTTCCGGTGCTTCGCTCTGGCTGATGGAAAAGTGATCTGGGGAACAAGCTTTCAAAAGGATTTCGGCGTCAAATTTCTCGGCTCGAAAGCCAGCTCCGGCACCGCGACGCGCCGCGGGAACAACGGCTCCGGCATCGCGGACGGCGGCGCGGTGATCGTGCCCGTCGGCAGCACCGAAGGCGCGACGCTGGTCGCCTTCGACAAGCTCACGGGCAAGATCCTGTGGAAATCGGGAGACGACGAGGCGGCTTATTCGTCGCCACTGATTGCCACGCTCGCGGGTGTCCGGCAGATCGTTTATCTCTCCGCGGATTCGCTGGCGGGTTACGATCCGAACAATGGCAAAATCCTTTGGCGCGTGCCGTTGAAGACCGGCGCGAAGCGACACGCCTGTTCGCCCGTCATCCTCGGCGACACGGTGACGGTGAACTCATACACACTGGGCACTCTCTGTTTCAGCATTGCGAAGGATGGCGCCGGCCTGAAAGCCGCCCGGGTCTGGGTGAACACGGACCTGAAGACAAATCTCGGCACGGCGGTCCCCTCGGGCGGCTATCTGTTCAACCAGGGCGCGAACCGGGATTACGTCTGCTTTGACGCCGCGACCGGGGAAATCAAGTGGTCGCAGGCCGGATTCGGCCAGGGCAAAAAGGATTATTCCTCCTCCATTGTGGCCGGGAAAAAGCTGCTTGTGTTGAACGAGGAAGGCACCTTGCTGTTGCTGGCGGCGACTCCGACGAAGTACACCGAACTGGGGCGCGCGCAGGTCTGTGGCAACACCTGGAGTTTTCCCGCATACGCCGGTGGCAAATTGTACGTCCGCGACGGACGCCAGCTTGCGTGTTACAATCTGGCAAACGAAAATTGAAGGCTCTGCGGTTGGACTTGTTTGCGCGTATCAGAATTCTATTGTCCCCTCGGTGCGTGAACGCCGCTCAAAACGAAGATTCAAGCGCTCGGGTTTCGCCTGCGGAGCGTTCGCGGGCGTGTTGTTCATCGGGTTCAAGGTGCTCAAGACCCCCGGCTCGATCCCCCGGAGCGACCTGCTGCTCGCTCTCGCGGTGATTCTGCTTTGCGGGACCGTCGGCGGCTTCATCTGTTCGATGCTCGGCGCGGTTTTCGGTTCATCCGATCAGGACGATTGAACTCCAAA
This genomic interval carries:
- a CDS encoding sodium/solute symporter (Members of the Solute:Sodium Symporter (SSS), TC 2.A.21 as described in tcdb.org, catalyze solute:Na+ symport. Known solutes for members of the family include sugars, amino acids, nucleosides, inositols, vitamins, urea or anions, depending on the system.), with amino-acid sequence MTNLFQGNSYFETGDWLVIAGYLVGIILVGLWVGRGQKNTRDYFLGGRNIPWWGIGFSIVAAETSALTIIGVPGQAYGGDLGFIQIIIGYVLARIVLAVVMVPHYFQGEIYSPYQLFADRLGASARRTAGGMFLVSETLAAGMRVYVTCIPIQLMLGIHILPAIVLFVALSLVYTYVGGVKAVIWTDAVQFGLFLAGGVFTLLYIPQLFDGGFNEVFTKAHEAGKLAWLNTHFSLAAPFNLWMGIIGATVQVMSSHGAEQLIVQRVLACKTVADGRKALALSAVLILPLFLIFLLVGAMLWVYYRQFPIAIPIPETRPGIQANDYIYPIFMLTAVPNILKGFLIVAILSAAMSSVSSALTSLASVATMDFVRPLAAKPRTEEFYLRFSKVSTVGWAALLIVVAALTQHVESVLNAAFALRGLTSGALLGGLLLAVFWRKGRAVPVIAGMTTSLVAMVLISVFWKEKIFWPWYTLIGTLVTVVIAFGVSALTPGARAATTGPIEGAPVP
- the bamD gene encoding outer membrane protein assembly factor BamD, which gives rise to MNRWTVRLALIAFCVLAFPFTSPAPLIYRPGEGWVYEAVGGGKWVRTRAKDQLEVAQTAFDNKDYSIAFKAARRTQKVWPQSDYAPQAQYLLGRCYEARHQDERAFKEYQKLLEKYPKIENYQEVLHREFEISNRFLAGQWFKLWGYIPFFPSMDKTVGMYEKLIKNGPYSEVAPQAQLNIGAARENQVSFFNRVDPFREAVKAYETASDRYREDKAVAAEALFKAGRAYYKQARKAEYDQGVAGQAIATFSDFIVLYPGDSRAPDAQRMIGELKTEQARGSFEVARFYEKKGRWDGALVYYNEALLKDPNSQYAEEAKQRIDAIKKRAETRTARK
- a CDS encoding LptE family protein — its product is MALLCVAGLALGLCGCAGYRLGPTNPESTGGRTIQVNYFENKTMEPRLADAVNHALRKSLQQDGSYRLNTGGDADIIVNGSILKYERQGVSFLPNDVITVRDYQVTMTVRVTATERVSGKVLLDRDVTGRTTVRVGSDLPSVERQALPLLADNLARNATTLLVEGTW
- a CDS encoding PQQ-binding-like beta-propeller repeat protein, whose translation is MLAATRLLAGDWPQWHGPSRDCRIPDGEPLPASLPGDLKAVWKTPVGSGFSSPVVAGGRLVYLDENGKEEVAHLLDAATGKEIWKVPFADRFEDEWGSGPRSTPFVDGDRVYAQSCSGEFRCFALADGKVIWGTSFQKDFGVKFLGSKASSGTATRRGNNGSGIADGGAVIVPVGSTEGATLVAFDKLTGKILWKSGDDEAAYSSPLIATLAGVRQIVYLSADSLAGYDPNNGKILWRVPLKTGAKRHACSPVILGDTVTVNSYTLGTLCFSIAKDGAGLKAARVWVNTDLKTNLGTAVPSGGYLFNQGANRDYVCFDAATGEIKWSQAGFGQGKKDYSSSIVAGKKLLVLNEEGTLLLLAATPTKYTELGRAQVCGNTWSFPAYAGGKLYVRDGRQLACYNLANEN